The nucleotide window GGGCGGCAGGATTTGAACCTGCGACATCCTGCTCCCAAAGCAGGCGCGATACCGGGCTACGCTACGCCCCGAATCTTAATATCAATCGTTAATAAATACTGAAAAAACTATTGTTTAGATTTTAAGGATTATTAATCTTATATCAAATTTGGATTACAAATATAAATCCCTAAGCTTAAATATACAATTTTAACAGAATTAATTATTTTAAGACTGCTTATCCGCAAAAATAATTTTTATCAGTGACACACACGTTTCAAACATCACTAATTTACCCATTAATTCTTATTTCAAATAAATCGGCTACTTGATTAAATTGCTTCTAAAAATAACCAACTTTTAATGTACCTAACATTATTCCTTTCATTCAGATTTTTAGAATCGCGGAAAAATTCTAACTTCATTAGTTTAATTTCTACTATTACAATAGGCGGCATTAGTTTGGGTGTTGCTGCGTTAATTATAACCGTAAGCATTTTATCGGGATTTGAGAATACACTTTCACAAAAGCTTATCAATTTTGACTCTCATATCAAATTAGTTTCTTATGCGGATATTCTTCCCGACTATCTAAACGAACAGACAAAAGTAGAAAAGTTAATTGGTAATTCAATAAATCAAATTGTTCCTTACGCTTCTAAATTGTCTATCATTTCTTCCGGGAAAATTAAGGAAGGTGTAAATATTAAAGGCGTTCCATCAGCAAGTTTAAGTAATTATCTAAAAAATAATTCGATAATCGGCAGTATTGAACTTACAAAGTCCACCACCCCTCCAATCGTGCTTGGCAAAAAATTAGCGAATAAATTATTAGTTAAGCCCGGTGATCAGATTACAATATTTTCGCTTAAAGATGATAGGCTTCCATCTCAGGAAAACCTGCCAACTATTAAAAGATTCAAAGTGATTGGATTATTTGAAAGTGGTATGTCTGAGTTTGATGATCTTTTTGCTTATGTGAATCTTGAAGATGCTCAATCTCTTTTTAGCATTGGTAATAATATTACAGGCTATGATATTACCTTAGCAAATCCTTCTGCAATAGACAGCATCACTAAGGTGTTAGCGAATAACCTAAAATATCCTTATTCAGTTCACTCCATTTATGAAATTCATAAAAATATTTTTACCTGGATTGGATTGCAAAAACAATTGATCCCCGTAGTACTTTTTCTTATCACTTTTGTTGCGATATTTAACATAGTAGGCACTTTACTTTTAGTAATTATTGAGAAGACAAATGAGATTGGAATATTAAAAACTCTTGGTTCAAAAAATAAATCAATCGTATCCATTTTTATGTACTACGGTCTATTCATTTCTGTTATAGGAATTTTTATAGGAAATTTTTTAGCCTTAACATTCATTTTACTCCAGAAGGAATTTAATATTATTTCTCTCCCCTCCTCTGTATATTTTGTTAATAGTGTTCCTGTCGATATTTCAATTTTAAATTTCGTTTCAGTTTCTGCGCTTGCATTACTATTATGTCTGATCGCATCTATACTGCCAAGTTATATCGCATCCAGAATCAGTCCACTCACATCACTTAGATTCAGCTAATGAACATCGAGTATTTTATAGCAAAAAGATATTTGGTATCAAAACATAAGTTAAACTTTATCTCTATAATTTCTCTGCTTTCTATTTTCGGAATTACGATTGGAGTAGCAGCATTAGTAATTGTGCTCTCAGTCTTCAATGGATTTGAAGGGCTCGTTCAATCCTTCCTTATGAAATTTGATCCTCACTTGAGATTAGAAATAATTTCTGAAAATGTTGGAAACAACGAGTTAAGAAATGTAGAAGAATTTCTTAAGAAGCCCGAAATTAAATCCTTCAGTCCTTATATCAGCGGAAAAATACTTTGCTATCGAGCAGGAAAATATCAAATAGCAAACCTAAAAGGAATCGAGTCAGATAAAATCAATTCAGTTTATGAAATTGGCAGCAGCATTCTTTTTGGAAAAGCGAATCTAAATAATTCTCAATTACCAAAAATAGTTTTAGGTATCAATCTTGCTGATAAACTTCAAGTGATCACCGGTGATACGATTACCTTAGTCTCACCGGCAAATATAGAGAATTCCATATTAAACTATTCCGCTCCAAAAATGTTAAATGTGATTGTGATCGGTATATACAGTTCTAATAATAATGAGTATGATCAGACATTTTTATTTACGGACATCTCAACCACTCAAAATTTATTCGGATATGCCAATCGCATTCAGGGATATGATATTAAACTAAATGATCCTGCTAATGCCTATCAGATTAAATCTGAATTGCAAAGTCAAATTAATTCTTCAAAATTTTTAATAAACACTTGGTACGATTTTCATAAAGAGTTGTATAATGTTATGCAAATTGAGAGATGGTCTGCTTACATAATTCTATCGCTCATTATTGCAGTCTCAACTTTTAATATGCTCGGGTCATTATCGATGTCTGTTATAGAGAAAAAAAGAGAAATCGGAGTGTTGTTCTCGTTAGGTCTGGAGGAAAAATCTATCCTCCGCATTTTTATGTATGAAGGAATTTTGATTGGCATAATCGGAACCATAGTCGGTCTTTTAATCGGTTACTTTGTTTGTTGGCTGCAATTAAATTATAACATTTATCCACTAGATCCAACACAGTATAAAATCAATTCTCTCCCAATAGAAATTAAAATTAGTGATTTCTTTTTTATAGTTGGAGCTTCATTTAGCTTAACATTTCTCGCATCCTTAATTCCGGCAAGAAAGGCTTCAAAACTTAATCCAATAGATTCAATCAAATGGGAATAAAATTTATTTTTAATTATGATTAAAACGATATTAAGAGCGGAAAATTTAGTAAAGTCCTATAAGGTTGGTAAGGATAAACAATTAAATATTCTAAAGGGAATATCAATTGAAATTCAGGAAAATAAAATAACAACAATTATCGGCGCCTCTGGTGCCGGGAAGAGCACTCTTCTGCACATACTTAGCGGATTGGATAAAGCCGATAGTGGCGATGTTTATTTCTTCAATAGAAAATTTTCTGATATGAAACAATCAGAACTTGCTAAATTCCGAAATCAAAATCTTGGATTCGTATTTCAGTTTCATCATCTTCTTCCTGAATTTACAGCCCTTGAAAATGTAGCAATTCCATTAATGATTAATAAAATTTCCAGACAAAAATCATTTGAAAAAAGCCAAACTTTGCTGCAGATGGTTGGCTTATCTGAAAGAGTAAATAATAAACCGGCAGAACTTTCTGGTGGGGAGCAGCAAAGAGTAGCACTAGCAAGAGCGTTAGTAAATGATCCCAAAATAATTTTAGCTGATGAACCAACAGGAAATCTTGATTCCGAGAATAGCGAGTCAATTGGGAAGTTATTTATTAAAATAAGAGATGAATTGAAGGGAAGTCTTGTAATAGTAACTCACAATCCAGAATTAGTCAAGATAGCCG belongs to Ignavibacteriales bacterium and includes:
- a CDS encoding ABC transporter permease; the protein is MYLTLFLSFRFLESRKNSNFISLISTITIGGISLGVAALIITVSILSGFENTLSQKLINFDSHIKLVSYADILPDYLNEQTKVEKLIGNSINQIVPYASKLSIISSGKIKEGVNIKGVPSASLSNYLKNNSIIGSIELTKSTTPPIVLGKKLANKLLVKPGDQITIFSLKDDRLPSQENLPTIKRFKVIGLFESGMSEFDDLFAYVNLEDAQSLFSIGNNITGYDITLANPSAIDSITKVLANNLKYPYSVHSIYEIHKNIFTWIGLQKQLIPVVLFLITFVAIFNIVGTLLLVIIEKTNEIGILKTLGSKNKSIVSIFMYYGLFISVIGIFIGNFLALTFILLQKEFNIISLPSSVYFVNSVPVDISILNFVSVSALALLLCLIASILPSYIASRISPLTSLRFS
- a CDS encoding ABC transporter ATP-binding protein, coding for MIKTILRAENLVKSYKVGKDKQLNILKGISIEIQENKITTIIGASGAGKSTLLHILSGLDKADSGDVYFFNRKFSDMKQSELAKFRNQNLGFVFQFHHLLPEFTALENVAIPLMINKISRQKSFEKSQTLLQMVGLSERVNNKPAELSGGEQQRVALARALVNDPKIILADEPTGNLDSENSESIGKLFIKIRDELKGSLVIVTHNPELVKIADQVYEMFDGKLKNN
- a CDS encoding ABC transporter permease; its protein translation is MNIEYFIAKRYLVSKHKLNFISIISLLSIFGITIGVAALVIVLSVFNGFEGLVQSFLMKFDPHLRLEIISENVGNNELRNVEEFLKKPEIKSFSPYISGKILCYRAGKYQIANLKGIESDKINSVYEIGSSILFGKANLNNSQLPKIVLGINLADKLQVITGDTITLVSPANIENSILNYSAPKMLNVIVIGIYSSNNNEYDQTFLFTDISTTQNLFGYANRIQGYDIKLNDPANAYQIKSELQSQINSSKFLINTWYDFHKELYNVMQIERWSAYIILSLIIAVSTFNMLGSLSMSVIEKKREIGVLFSLGLEEKSILRIFMYEGILIGIIGTIVGLLIGYFVCWLQLNYNIYPLDPTQYKINSLPIEIKISDFFFIVGASFSLTFLASLIPARKASKLNPIDSIKWE